In Methanobacteriaceae archaeon, a single window of DNA contains:
- a CDS encoding lectin like domain-containing protein has protein sequence MRLNKKLVLFFIVCALFTISSVSAIDNQTPIIGESDYHTFSELNQSIADSGDKLDLEYNYKYDNTSININKNVEFTINGNNHIIEGIKDENAFNINSTKTVTINNLIFKNCINTTITINPPVIFNNIQFINCTGFDTEFAQQTQGNHFIKATENVTFNNCTFHMGDGNYQTIGCNNEGNLIINNSVFDSGSFFNGCIYVNRCDLLIENTTFTNLNSKVATAINYKGWNFTLRNSKFINLHSNTTGGAIVGKYFPCIIYDPETQEIIEILPNGPFLIENCEFINTTSTSNGGAIHFDLDSGSQHKIQTLNLINNSFIDCESKFGGAITNMGGILNISNSKFLKNCANFSGGAIYTTWSNVFITNCTLTNNSAQKNAGEIYFDKKNLTIINSSLTNNIISKVSNTTANGIYAYDASIYFANTTFNNGGVGVYANFAADSKLENITKNEDVFLLDNKNYIVSVESKGIKLNLTNNTIIVDELPSKFNLDDWGWVSPLRLQGDNFDCWAIATVTSMESALLKSTGVLYDLSPNYVQKLQLKYNQNGDLRNSITGFSYSGLGYALSWYGILQSDNFYDDRGMITDTDLNDERIHLQDALIIFGGKNDTEDQIKRAIMKYGAVCVQLIIGDFPADVNSTGEDIACADHSTHFLSFIGWDDEKQVWFVKDSEGVVEKLDYKQSGETLFKDDIFAIVPQNAIIAYIFENNIDYHVNYQTDLTGLVGFDGNYTFYSNEFTSKYSELIGAVGTYFNESGINYSFDIYVNGVKKYSQSGVSEFAGFRTIILNNYVHVNAGDVFKVVFKNNALPYQAYSRQHYVPGMSMVSENGTSWRDITLDNKTVCLKVYTVKDDTKIINNKDISVDYLGGSYYSVKVVTADGHVVVGALVKFTIAGKTYTIKTDANGIAKIKINLVPNKYTVTASCNGKQVKNIVTVKQVIKTSPVSVKKTAKKFSLKATLKINGKLVKDKVITFKFNGKTYKVKTNSKGIAQKTFSKNTIKKLKKSKTYTVKVIYGKTSVKTTVKVK, from the coding sequence ATGAGACTAAATAAAAAATTAGTTTTATTTTTTATAGTTTGTGCCCTATTTACAATAAGTAGCGTTTCAGCTATTGATAATCAGACTCCAATTATTGGAGAATCTGATTATCATACATTTAGCGAACTAAATCAAAGTATTGCAGATAGTGGGGACAAATTAGATTTAGAATATAACTACAAATATGACAATACTTCAATAAACATTAATAAGAATGTAGAATTTACAATTAATGGTAATAATCACATTATTGAAGGAATAAAAGATGAAAATGCTTTTAATATTAATTCTACAAAGACTGTTACCATCAATAATTTAATCTTTAAAAATTGTATAAATACTACAATAACCATTAATCCACCAGTTATTTTTAACAATATACAATTTATCAATTGTACAGGATTTGATACAGAATTTGCTCAACAAACGCAGGGAAATCATTTTATTAAAGCTACTGAAAATGTAACATTCAATAATTGTACTTTCCATATGGGTGATGGGAATTATCAAACCATTGGTTGTAACAATGAAGGGAATTTAATTATAAATAATTCAGTATTTGATTCTGGAAGCTTTTTCAATGGTTGTATTTATGTAAACAGATGTGATTTATTAATTGAAAATACTACTTTTACAAATTTGAATTCAAAAGTTGCAACTGCTATTAACTATAAAGGTTGGAATTTTACTTTAAGAAACTCCAAGTTTATTAATTTACACTCCAACACAACAGGTGGTGCAATTGTAGGAAAATATTTCCCATGCATTATTTATGACCCTGAAACCCAGGAAATTATTGAAATTTTACCAAATGGCCCATTTTTAATTGAAAACTGTGAATTTATAAATACTACTTCTACCAGCAATGGTGGTGCGATTCATTTTGATTTAGATTCTGGGTCACAACATAAAATACAGACTTTAAACTTAATTAATAACTCATTTATTGATTGTGAGTCTAAATTTGGTGGTGCTATTACCAATATGGGTGGTATTTTAAATATATCCAATTCAAAATTCTTAAAAAATTGTGCTAACTTTAGTGGAGGAGCAATTTATACAACATGGTCAAATGTATTTATAACTAATTGTACTTTAACCAATAACTCTGCTCAAAAGAATGCTGGTGAAATTTACTTTGATAAAAAGAACTTAACTATCATAAACTCCAGTTTAACCAACAATATAATTAGCAAAGTCTCAAACACAACTGCTAACGGTATTTATGCTTATGATGCAAGTATTTACTTTGCAAATACAACATTTAACAATGGTGGAGTTGGTGTTTATGCAAACTTTGCAGCAGACTCCAAATTAGAAAATATTACCAAAAATGAAGATGTTTTCTTACTTGACAATAAAAACTACATTGTTTCAGTTGAAAGTAAAGGAATAAAACTCAATTTAACTAACAACACAATTATTGTAGATGAACTACCCTCTAAGTTCAATTTAGACGATTGGGGATGGGTAAGTCCACTTAGACTACAGGGTGACAATTTTGATTGCTGGGCAATTGCAACAGTAACATCCATGGAATCTGCTCTTCTTAAATCAACTGGTGTTTTATATGATTTATCTCCAAATTATGTTCAAAAACTCCAATTAAAATATAATCAAAACGGAGATTTAAGAAACAGTATAACTGGATTTTCATATAGTGGTTTAGGATATGCATTAAGCTGGTATGGAATACTTCAAAGTGACAATTTCTATGATGATAGAGGAATGATAACTGATACTGATTTAAATGATGAAAGAATTCATCTCCAGGATGCATTAATTATATTTGGTGGAAAAAATGACACAGAAGACCAAATTAAAAGAGCAATAATGAAATATGGTGCAGTTTGCGTTCAGCTAATTATTGGTGATTTTCCAGCAGATGTAAATAGCACTGGTGAAGATATTGCATGTGCTGATCATAGTACTCATTTTCTTTCATTTATTGGATGGGATGATGAAAAACAGGTTTGGTTTGTCAAAGACTCCGAGGGAGTAGTAGAAAAATTAGACTACAAACAATCAGGAGAAACACTTTTCAAAGATGATATTTTTGCTATTGTTCCTCAAAATGCTATAATTGCATATATTTTTGAAAATAACATTGATTATCATGTGAATTATCAAACTGATTTAACTGGTCTTGTTGGTTTTGATGGTAATTACACATTTTATTCAAATGAGTTTACTTCAAAATACTCAGAGTTAATTGGTGCTGTTGGAACTTACTTTAATGAGTCAGGAATCAATTATTCCTTTGATATTTATGTAAATGGAGTTAAAAAGTATTCTCAAAGTGGAGTAAGTGAATTTGCAGGATTTAGAACAATCATTTTAAATAACTATGTTCATGTTAACGCAGGAGATGTATTTAAAGTAGTATTTAAAAACAATGCACTCCCATATCAGGCATATTCAAGACAACACTACGTGCCTGGAATGAGTATGGTTAGTGAAAATGGAACTAGCTGGAGAGATATTACTTTAGATAACAAGACTGTTTGTCTTAAGGTTTATACTGTAAAAGATGATACCAAAATCATAAATAACAAAGATATTTCTGTTGATTATCTTGGTGGATCATATTACTCAGTTAAAGTAGTAACTGCTGATGGACACGTTGTTGTTGGAGCTTTAGTTAAATTTACAATAGCTGGTAAAACATACACCATTAAAACAGATGCAAACGGAATAGCTAAAATCAAAATAAACCTTGTTCCAAACAAATACACAGTTACTGCATCATGCAATGGAAAACAGGTTAAAAACATAGTAACTGTAAAACAGGTTATTAAAACAAGTCCAGTTAGTGTTAAAAAGACTGCTAAGAAATTCAGTTTAAAAGCAACACTTAAAATCAATGGTAAATTAGTTAAAGACAAAGTAATTACCTTTAAATTCAATGGTAAAACCTACAAGGTTAAAACCAACTCTAAAGGAATTGCACAAAAAACCTTTAGCAAAAACACCATTAAAAAACTTAAAAAATCAAAAACATACACAGTAAAAGTAATTTACGGCAAAACTTCCGTAAAAACAACTGTTAAAGTAAAGTAG
- a CDS encoding lactaldehyde dehydrogenase → MDMLIGGKHISSEDLEEVINPYNGEVIDTIPIAHRQIADMAIEAANDAKSALTEMSAFKISNKLFNVVDKLRKKRQEFAELLTLEVGKPINESLVEVDRSIETLKLAAEEAKRIYGESVPLDAGLNGKGFFAFTQRMPLGVVVAIAPFNYPLNLTIHKIAPAIACKNTVIVKPPSEAPLTVMKFCELLNEEFPDGVVNVVTGYGSEVGDYLVTSADVDKVSFTGSVPTGLMISQKAGMKKVTLELGGNDPMIVLKDADIDKAIKGVINGAFLNAGQVCMGVKRIIIDESIVDEFVQKLVVATEKLVMGNPQDSKTTLGTLISKKAAIQVEQAVNDAVEKGAKILTGGNREDAFYEATVIDNVSPDMDLVQNETFGPIAPIIRVKNLDEAIEIANDTEYGLQAGVFTNDYYAAMRCANEIEAGTVFVNKQSTFRTDNMPFGGFKNSGIGKEGVKYAFDEMTKTKLIGLNLR, encoded by the coding sequence ATGGATATGTTAATTGGTGGAAAACACATCTCAAGTGAAGATTTAGAAGAAGTAATTAATCCATATAATGGGGAAGTAATCGATACAATTCCAATTGCTCACAGACAAATCGCAGACATGGCAATTGAAGCTGCAAATGATGCTAAATCAGCATTAACTGAAATGTCAGCATTTAAAATTTCAAATAAATTATTTAATGTTGTAGATAAATTACGCAAAAAACGCCAGGAATTTGCTGAGTTATTAACACTGGAAGTTGGAAAACCTATTAATGAATCATTAGTTGAAGTGGACAGGTCTATTGAAACTTTAAAACTCGCAGCTGAAGAGGCAAAAAGAATCTATGGTGAAAGTGTGCCTTTGGATGCTGGATTAAACGGAAAAGGATTTTTTGCTTTTACACAAAGAATGCCTTTAGGTGTTGTAGTGGCTATTGCTCCATTTAATTATCCTCTTAATCTAACAATCCATAAAATAGCACCTGCAATAGCATGTAAAAACACTGTAATAGTAAAACCACCTTCAGAAGCTCCGCTAACTGTTATGAAATTCTGTGAACTCTTAAATGAAGAGTTTCCGGATGGTGTTGTAAATGTGGTTACAGGATATGGATCTGAAGTAGGAGATTACTTGGTTACTTCTGCTGATGTTGATAAAGTTTCTTTTACTGGAAGTGTACCAACAGGACTTATGATTTCACAAAAAGCAGGAATGAAAAAAGTAACACTTGAACTTGGTGGAAATGACCCAATGATTGTTTTAAAAGATGCAGATATTGATAAAGCTATTAAAGGAGTTATTAACGGAGCATTTTTAAATGCAGGTCAGGTATGTATGGGTGTTAAAAGAATAATTATTGATGAGTCAATTGTTGATGAATTTGTACAAAAATTGGTTGTTGCAACAGAAAAATTAGTCATGGGAAATCCACAGGATTCTAAAACAACTCTTGGAACATTAATATCTAAAAAAGCAGCTATACAGGTAGAACAGGCTGTTAATGATGCAGTTGAAAAAGGTGCAAAGATATTAACTGGAGGTAATCGTGAAGATGCATTTTATGAAGCAACAGTCATTGATAATGTATCTCCAGATATGGATTTGGTTCAAAATGAAACATTCGGTCCAATTGCACCAATAATTCGTGTTAAAAACTTGGATGAAGCTATTGAAATAGCTAATGATACAGAATATGGATTGCAGGCTGGTGTATTTACAAATGATTATTATGCTGCAATGAGATGTGCAAATGAAATCGAAGCTGGAACAGTTTTTGTCAATAAACAATCCACCTTTAGAACTGATAATATGCCATTTGGAGGTTTTAAAAACAGTGGTATTGGTAAAGAAGGAGTCAAATATGCATTTGATGAAATGACAAAAACAAAATTAATCGGTTTAAATTTAAGATAA
- a CDS encoding zinc-ribbon domain-containing protein produces the protein MRICQNCGAEVKQDEEKCERCGSEDIKEEHFCRILGTKIK, from the coding sequence ATGAGAATTTGTCAAAACTGTGGAGCAGAAGTTAAACAAGATGAAGAAAAATGTGAAAGGTGTGGCAGTGAAGATATTAAAGAAGAACATTTCTGCAGAATATTGGGTACAAAAATCAAATAA
- a CDS encoding TMEM175 family protein encodes MIYSINSKYSSMETTRFETFFDAILAIIITILVIKIPQPAAPTIAAILELKTTYIAYLISFLTLYNLWHANHELFQIIDTIENSAVWIYGAMIFVTSLIPYFTLWIANNINSIPAETMFGLIFIITHILNRLGIKEIYKSNKYNKKLNKIGFNRHMQSMPLIILAIGFILTYTIFKPGIYISCLISVVLWIVIDIKKRDYNG; translated from the coding sequence ATGATTTATAGTATAAATAGCAAATATTCAAGTATGGAAACCACACGATTTGAAACATTTTTTGATGCAATACTTGCAATCATCATTACCATTTTAGTTATAAAAATTCCACAACCTGCAGCACCAACAATAGCTGCAATTTTAGAATTAAAAACAACCTATATTGCATATTTAATTAGTTTTTTAACATTATACAATCTGTGGCATGCCAATCACGAATTATTCCAGATTATTGACACTATTGAAAACAGCGCAGTTTGGATTTACGGTGCAATGATATTTGTCACTTCATTAATTCCTTATTTTACACTTTGGATTGCAAATAACATTAATTCCATTCCTGCAGAGACAATGTTTGGATTAATTTTTATTATAACCCACATCCTGAACAGATTAGGAATAAAAGAGATTTATAAAAGCAACAAATACAACAAAAAGCTAAATAAAATTGGTTTTAACAGACATATGCAAAGTATGCCTTTAATAATCCTTGCTATTGGATTTATATTAACATACACTATTTTCAAACCAGGAATTTACATTAGCTGCTTAATCTCAGTTGTATTGTGGATTGTCATTGACATAAAAAAGAGGGATTACAATGGATAG